The window ggaccaacattaggctccatccctgtaccattctgggatgcgagtaccacggcacaaggctggatcgccacttggccagagaccatgttgagctggcccgggaggaactacatgtggttcaaaatcaaatgaaaatgacagtggccaagaaggagctttatgaactccgaatgacaaaccccacaatagaaatgattaccgcttgggctgttgacacggtggcagacgacgatatactgtcacaacctccacccttgtccccggtgaatgaatgtgacaacccggactgcaaagaatggaggctggaggctaacgcagtgagggctcagcgggacatatatgctgctgaggtgaaatccctgcgctgcaagttgcagcagaggataaaggacaagcgacagaggatggatcagcgggccggggacatgcccgcgttcgatggggaggaacgagagcgggtcattctgaagaaacgaccccgaccagagtcgacaccaacgaggctgtccaagtcgaaaggtccctcctgcagcaagtctcccattcctgcctgcagcacgtctcccattcccgcctgcagcacgtctcccattcccgcctgcagcaagtcccccactggctctcacacccattcacccagctcctcagagcctgcatccatccataccgaggcctcgtcaacctcccctcccataaattccccctggttccggggcaggggccggggaaatataatgcgggacataacattcccacggatcatgggtaagtgttttggctatgtgacacatgcagtttctgtaacacatcatgtgttgtcattaaagtactgtttatatttcacagaggagtatctgcaaggataccgggagcattatgcaggtatcgacccaccagtgaggctccaggaaaacacagtctccaaactaagcagagtgaagtcgttcctcagtttcatggcacacggtttcaatcgcctgtctgactggctctttttgagggatctcaagaggatacgcgggtggtcccggagcctgatgaagtcaagccttcaggtcacgacctccgacttctacatcaagaatatatcacactttctcaagtacatggccgacacaccgtgcaaggggagcaggctcagccaaacggacatgattttaatcaaacgggaagtagttgccatcctgaagtccctgaagagaaaagtacttatccaccagatgcaagtgaagcgtgacaagatggaaggtctgccgagccacaacgacctaatgacatgcttgacttcgaccaccactcgcatccctcagctcctggatgtgatggccagcaatccgactaccgcgacccggacactgctctatgggtatatgactcttcattggagctgcatttatggccaccgtccgggggtctactccaacatgaccaacgccgaggtccgaaaggcggatacaactggcactgccttcggctacctggttcatgtgagtgctattaatcaatgtatttattctggcagttatatgcatgattgacattgtattgacactctctatctctgtcataacaggtaagtaaccacaagacggccaacgcgttcggggaggcgcagctgtacctcaccgtagaagaatttggatggatgaagaggtggctggaaattaagggtacgctgacctgcacccagagccgttactttctgtacacagaggggaagaacccgttcaggaagcttgcctactccctgaggttggcatgggctgatgtggggctccgcagtcccattaacttcaccgacctccgcacagtccacgccgataatgcgaagaggtttcaagacaaaggcaaccgccaaagagtgagtgatttcatgtgtcacaacactgcaactgcggacaaattttacgcgaataatccttctttgaaggaggctgcggacattcggttgctcttcacacagtcacttcaagcagcggcggcggcatcgacagcagcagcagcagcgggaaatgaagacacttttgcgggtattgacatcgacagtgacaactctggagaggagcacagcccggctccctaccaagactccctaccaagacatgtcccgaagagggaccagtcactggccgaacacaacccctcagacatgggtgaagagagggtgccatactctgccccaacttcacccactgttgccagtgatcaacttgtaaatatgcagtgtgttgttgtaatcagtccccttgtaaatacgttatatcctgtttgaatttatttattactgtcaatattactgtaaataaagtttgttaaaattactaagtgttctgtttttaatcccactatgggttttcttcttttaagatccccaggggcacgatattctggttctggtggtagcatgtaggtgtttagtccgagtgaggagtgctcaagtgtgggatgatttgtaaggtagaagagggtaaaaaaagttaaagtgtgaacctccagcagggcaggtggtgctgtgaagaaggccgactatgggtgccgatgggcggacggcaaagcaccgcaaagtagaccccctttaagtgtagccaggggcacgagcaaaatcctccatggaggttgggtgctgctgctgtgaagaaggccgactatgggtgccgatgggcggacggcaaagcaccgcaaagtagaccccctttaagtgtagccaggggcacgagcaaaatcctccatggaggttgggtgctgctgctgtgaagaaggccgactatgggtgccgatgggcggacggcaaagcaccgcaaagtagaccccctttaagtgtagccaggggcacgagcaaaatcctccatggaggttgggtgctgctgctgtgaagaaggccgactatgggtgctgatgggcggacggtaaagcaccgcaaagtagaccccctttaagtgtagccaggggcacgagcaaaatcctccatggaggttgggtgctgctgctgtgaggaaggccgactatgggtgctgatgggcggacggtaaagcaccgcaaagtagaccccctttaagtgtagccaggggcacgagcaaaatcctccatggaggttgggtgctgctgctgtgaggaaggccgactatgggtgctgatgggcggacggtaaagcaccgcaaagtagaccccctttaagtgtagccaggggcacgagcaaaatcctccatggaggttgggtgctgctgctgtgaggaaggccgactatgggtgctgatgggcggacggtaaagcaccgcaaagtagaccccctttaagtgtagccaggggcacgagcaaaatcctccatggaggttgggtgctgctgctgtgaggaaggccgactatgggtgccgatgggcggacggcaaagcaccgcaaagtagaccccctttaagtgtagccaggggcacgagaaacatcctccatggaggttgggtgctgctgctgtgaggaaggccgactatgggtgctgatgggcggacggtaaagcaccgcaaagtagacccccctttaagattcccaggggcacgagattcttgagggtgtgatcatcttggtttagtccgtgggggagtgcttaagttcgggggcccggggacccaaggtgctcgaggttctggaggtacatgggagggatcctggagctccttagtccgtgttttgggggtcttggagcggccacagagaggtgcttttccccggggtatgtcatggaagtctgaaataacctgtttgctcatgtcagggagagatgctggggctgctgcgtccgtgttttgggggtcttggagcggccccgaagaggtggctttgtcggtgtacgtaatgtaagtgtgaactagcctgttttctcaaggcagggagggatcctggagctccttagtccgtgttttgggggtcttggagcggccacagagaggtgcttttccccggggtatgtcatggaagtttgaaataacctgtttgctcatgtcagggagagatgctggggctgctgcgtccttgttttgggggtcttggagcggccccgaagaggtggctttgtcggtgtacctaatgggtaagaaagccagtctacacaggtcgtgaaatgtgattgaaatgtacagagtgctgtacatttcaatcactttgaatgggagtggtgaggtgtggatgaaatggccatatctcccttaaattcacatcaaactcacccatctttcacacactaattcatgggtaacagagccatgtgcaccatgcatttaaagtaatgttagccagctttcagacactaattcgtggggaagaaagtcaccctggtcgggtcgggaaatgtgattgaaatgtacagagtgctgtacatttcaatcactttgaatgggagtcgtgaggtgtggatgaaatggccatatcttccttaaattcacatcaaactcacccagctttcacacactatttcatgggtaataaagccatgtgcacactgtatttaaagggctgcaggaacactttacccgccttttaaacaccttttcctgggtaaacaatccatgtatttccgcctgctttccatcagcacccgccagtcatctccctgtttgaaagggccatatctcccttaaattcacagcaaatttacccatctttcacacactatttcatgggtaataaagccatgtgcacactgtatttaaagggctgcaggaacactttacccgccttttaaacaccttttcctgggtaaacaatccatttatttccgcctgctttccatcagcacccgccagtcatttcaaacggtttcaaatcgttttttcacttttaaaaagagctttctgccctgtaaatgatttctaatcattattaccgtcatggaggagctgcagggacactttacccgccttttaaacaccttttcctgggtaaacaatccatttatttccgcctgctttccatcagcacccgccagtcatttcaaacggtttcaaatcgttttttcacttttaaaaagagctttctgccctgtaaatgatttctaatcattattaccgtcatggaggagctgcagggacactttacccgccttttaaacaccttttcctgggtaaacaatccatttatttccgcctgctttccatcagcacccgccagtcatttcaaacggtttcaaatcgttttttcacttttaaaaagagctttctgccctggcaattatatctaatcattattaccgtcatggaggagctgcaggaacactttacccgccttctaaacacttattcctggctaaaacaatcaatgtatttccgccagggtcacagcctgctgctgctgctgctgctgctgctgcggcggctgctgctgctgctctccctccctaaattcacatcaaagtcacccagctttcacacactatgtcatgggtaataaagccatgtgcacactgtatttaaagtaatgttagccagctttcagacactaattcctggggaagaaagtcaccctggacgggtcatcaaatgtgattgaaatggacagattcctgtacatttcaatcacttttaatgggagtcgtgaggtgtggatgaaatggccatatcttccttaaattcacatcaaagtcacccagctttcacacactatttcatgggtaataaagccatgtgcacactgtatttaaagtaatgttagccagctttcagacactaattcctggggaagaaagtcaccctggacgggtcatcaaatgtgattgaaatggacagattcctgtacatttcaatcacttttaatgggagtcgtgaggtgtggatgaaatggccatatcttccttaaattcacatcaaagtcacccagctttcacacactatttcatgggtaataaagccatgtgcacactgtatttaaagtaatgttagccagctttcagacactaattcctggggaagaaagtcaccctggacgggtcatcaaatgtgattgaaatggacagattcctgtacatttcaatcacttttaatgggagtcgtgaggtgtggatgaaatggccatatcttccttaaattcacatcaaagtcacccagctttcacacactatttcatgggtaataaagccatgtgcacactgtatttaaagtaatgttagccagctttcagacactaattcctggggaagaaagtcaccctggacgggtcatcaaatgtgattgaaatggacagattcctgtacatttcaatcacttttaatgggagtcgtgaggtgtggatgaaatggccatatcttccttaaattcacatcaaagtcacccagctttcacacactatttcatgggtaataaagccatgtgcacactgtatttaaagtaatgttagccagctttcagacactaattcctggggaagaaagtcaccctggacgggtcatcaaatgtgattgaaatggacagattcctgtacatttcaatcacttttaatgggagtcggtgtggatggcctgttgaatccgattttgagcactcttttccccgcataaactagtttaaatcaccgttaaacacttattctgttgatgtctatataaccgacttcccgctatgcattaagtcggttatatggaccctgtacactaggcataccgcggccggtagtaaatgtccaaccattgtaccctctggtccctagggtatgttatgccctctaaccagtggctgccccactgggttgtcgataccatctcacaggcttacggggccagtggccgccccctgccatcaggctgagatgccactctacaaggagcatctcaacatattgggataccctgagaggggtgcccctggagaccatctgcgccgcggcgtcgtgggcgtcttctggcacattctccagttgtcatcaggtcaatgtcgccactccccattctttgggtgtggtccttttgccgagctccgctgcttccagtggtgagcaagggcttggattcttcatgacattgttggtataagtcatccagtgcttaaagcaccgcctctggcggtcagtagggacgaaatagaacgatagttactgctgtaactacggttctatgagtcccggatgaccgccagagttccctgtcactcagaattattGTGTGCTCtcgagaagattctgggaacagatcctctgacgacaccggctgatatatcaatcaatcaatcaatgtttatttatatagcccaatatcacaaatgttacatttgtctcagtggtcttcacagtgtgtacagaatatcagtatgacaatacgacaccctctgtccttagaccctcacatcgtacaaggaaaaacttccaaagaaaacccacagtttaaagggaaaaatgggagaaacctcagggagagcaacagaggagggatccctctcccaggacggacagacgtgcaatagatgccgtgtgtaaatatatagccggtgtcacgtgggtcacaggtgactttgttgttattggtactcgagctgcacatgcgcgcgatggacatatccagtgcttaaagcaccgcctctggtggtcatccgggactcatagaccgtagttacagccgtaactatcgttcccATTGTTCCCCTTCCCCCAGTCACATGAGGTTAATGCTATACTGctaagctagttagctagccaGTTAGCATTACTAGATGGTGAAATAGTTCGAGTAAAGATACAACCGGTAACTACTGATTAAATACACAGGGATGgtgtagatcaggggtggggaacctttttcctctcaagggccatttacatttttacaatatcATCTGAGGGCCgtatacaagttattgacctctgcttaaaaatactaaaatcacagattcattttgtctttctttcatgctgggcaaagaaaaaacaacctcttaatccagatattttaccatgactcgcgcatgcatgcatgcacgtgcacggttgtggcatgaccaccaaattagaaagatatggacacaagatgtgtgcaaaagtATTTAGTTTCCAATCcttgtggacatgatttaagtgggggggagctaacctcctctagggggggggcatgctccgccgtgaagattttttttttaaatgttgaagttaaaagcatcaatctggtgcactttgagagcaacattaagagatcaatggatacatctctcaacacccatatgaaacagaactgtaagcagatttatttttctttatggatattttacaaatcactcccctttcaaactgtgttgtttattaataacaacttttttttaccgtCATATactattttatacctgtttactttattttcttatttttttataactataatgattgattgattgattgattgattgattgaaacgtTTATcaacagcttgtatattgggtacagtacagtacagctcaaaaaatacaattgttaaggggatgcagaccagagaaagactttcgtcttgtttacatcagggtcccccatttccaattcatcatatcatttaagacatataagacatataagacatatttgacatacagatggcttatttacaatttacatacagGTGGTTTTTTACATACAGATTGCTTATTTacaattttcattttagacttcgTTCCAATACATCCTAACcggacatttaagacataccaagtctacagatatacagttaGTAACATAGTCTAAAATGTGAGTATATACATAGATGGGGGGGGAAGCTGTCCATTGTACGACCGGTTGAAATTTGTACCATTACCGGGGCAAGTTTTGAAATGCTCTCCCCCGAAGGTGCTCTTTAAGAGAGGTTTTGAAGGTAAGTATAGTTTTACTTTCCTTTACAGTTGTGGGAAGAGCATTCCACCTTGATGTGGCATAATTTCGAAACGTGTATTCCCCCTTTTTTGTGCCAAATCTGGGTTTCACATGATTTGTGGAGCTCCCTCTGGTGTTATGATCATGGTATTCCTTGACCTTTGGGAAGAACTTTGACATGTACATGGGTACCATAGAGGTGTAGTGGATCTTGTAGACCAGGCCCATTGCAAGTAGCTGTACTCTGTCGTCTACTCTAAGCCATCCTAGGTTGTCAAAGTGGGCAGAGGTGAGGTGGGTTCTAGATGAAAGGTCAAGCAGTAGTCTGACCAGTTTATTTTGCGATGTTTGAAGTTTTATATTTAGCGCCTTGGAGGTGCTATGGTACCATGACGTGCAAGCATAGTCATAGTACCCTTGAATGAGTGCTCCTGCCAGAGTTTTCAGGGTGTTTTTGTTTACCAGAGAGGAGATCCGGTATAGAAATCTAGTTcgattgattttttttattacattggATGCCATTTTGTCACAGGAGAGGTTTGCCTCAAGAATAGATCCTACAGTAGGT is drawn from Pseudochaenichthys georgianus unplaced genomic scaffold, fPseGeo1.2 scaffold_775_arrow_ctg1, whole genome shotgun sequence and contains these coding sequences:
- the LOC139433634 gene encoding uncharacterized protein, whose protein sequence is MKRWLEIKGTLTCTQSRYFLYTEGKNPFRKLAYSLRLAWADVGLRSPINFTDLRTVHADNAKRFQDKGNRQRVSDFMCHNTATADKFYANNPSLKEAADIRLLFTQSLQAAAAASTAAAAAGNEDTFAGIDIDSDNSGEEHSPAPYQDSLPRHVPKRDQSLAEHNPSDMGEERVPYSAPTSPTVASDQLVNMQCVVVISPLVNTLYPV